One genomic window of Leptospira saintgironsiae includes the following:
- a CDS encoding SLC5 family protein: MFNYIDAVIFLSTLGLVLGVGFYVGRKENSGEDYFLGGRSLPWWGVAGSLFGTNVSANHIVGMLGIGYSVGFAQSNYMWGAIPALLLLSYIFLPLYRRKKIFTLSQFLGNRYGESSKLLYSGILLVLIAIQLAAGLYIGSRSLLPFWKDLGWENLGYVEGVLLLGIFSTVYTWFGGLKAVVYTDVIQSILILLAGILLAYLTIQHPAVGGWEGLWAKEAIAAASEKRMDLFLPSDHSSLPWTGALTGLFFLHIFYWGTNQYVVQRTLGAKSLREARAGILGDGFLTLIIPFFTVLTGVAAYHLWNQTNLVSKVDPDEAFSRLVSLVVPSGYGFGGLILAGLLGAIFSSVDSMLNSASTLFTVDFYTKAKQTHLGKKFLGEKLEDEESVRVGRMFLLFFSALTVFLALFTYTPNSKGNFFLEISGQSAHFTLGLLSVFLVGVFWKRSNSKAAWITILICPILSISLPYLYSILSSGIPEIHIMFGEKLNFLHRVFIVCIFGIFSQVLLSLILSKNVYEQKAKPGFSVKILAKTFSLAFVFLFSLGLFVYSRLGLGINAKICAWTSFAFSGLFFLGVSLQKAKRFPKKYRVRGFFRNDIWAAGLLISATLWLYFIFS, from the coding sequence GTGTTTAACTATATTGACGCAGTCATTTTTCTATCAACCTTGGGATTAGTCTTAGGAGTTGGATTTTACGTAGGCCGAAAAGAAAACTCAGGAGAAGATTATTTTTTAGGGGGAAGATCCCTTCCCTGGTGGGGAGTGGCGGGTTCTCTTTTCGGGACAAATGTTTCAGCAAACCATATCGTTGGGATGTTAGGAATAGGTTACTCAGTAGGTTTTGCACAAAGTAATTATATGTGGGGAGCTATTCCTGCTCTATTACTTCTTTCTTATATATTTCTTCCTTTATATAGAAGGAAAAAAATTTTCACCCTCTCTCAATTTTTAGGAAATAGATACGGAGAATCTTCCAAACTACTCTATTCCGGAATACTTCTGGTATTAATCGCAATCCAACTTGCTGCAGGATTATATATTGGATCAAGATCACTTCTCCCGTTCTGGAAAGATTTAGGCTGGGAAAATTTAGGTTATGTAGAAGGTGTACTGTTACTCGGGATCTTTTCCACCGTCTATACATGGTTTGGCGGACTAAAAGCAGTTGTTTATACGGATGTAATCCAATCCATTCTGATATTACTCGCTGGAATTTTACTTGCCTATCTCACTATCCAACATCCTGCGGTGGGAGGCTGGGAAGGTTTATGGGCGAAGGAAGCTATAGCCGCAGCTTCCGAAAAAAGAATGGATCTATTTTTACCGAGCGATCATTCCTCTCTTCCCTGGACAGGCGCATTAACTGGATTATTTTTTCTGCATATATTCTATTGGGGAACAAACCAATACGTGGTCCAAAGAACATTAGGGGCTAAAAGTCTAAGAGAAGCAAGAGCTGGTATCTTGGGAGATGGCTTTCTAACTTTAATCATTCCATTTTTTACAGTGCTTACTGGAGTTGCTGCCTATCATCTTTGGAACCAAACAAACCTAGTCTCAAAAGTAGATCCAGACGAAGCATTTTCCAGATTAGTATCTTTAGTTGTTCCGAGTGGATACGGCTTTGGAGGATTGATTCTCGCAGGATTACTGGGAGCAATCTTTTCTTCAGTAGATTCCATGTTAAACTCAGCATCTACATTATTCACTGTAGATTTTTATACTAAAGCGAAACAAACTCATTTAGGGAAAAAGTTCTTAGGAGAAAAATTAGAGGACGAGGAATCGGTTCGTGTAGGCAGAATGTTTTTGCTCTTCTTCTCCGCATTAACCGTATTTTTGGCCTTATTTACTTATACACCAAATTCTAAAGGGAATTTTTTCTTAGAGATCTCGGGACAAAGTGCTCATTTCACATTAGGATTACTCTCTGTATTTTTGGTGGGAGTTTTCTGGAAAAGATCTAATTCAAAAGCAGCTTGGATCACTATTCTAATTTGTCCGATCTTATCTATTTCTTTACCTTATCTTTATTCGATCTTATCTTCCGGAATTCCGGAAATACATATTATGTTCGGAGAAAAATTAAATTTTCTGCATAGAGTATTTATCGTATGTATTTTTGGAATATTCTCTCAAGTTCTCTTGAGCTTAATTTTATCCAAGAATGTATATGAACAAAAAGCGAAACCAGGATTTTCTGTAAAAATTCTAGCAAAAACTTTCTCTTTGGCATTCGTCTTCTTATTTAGTCTTGGATTATTTGTTTATTCCAGACTTGGATTAGGTATAAACGCAAAGATTTGTGCCTGGACAAGTTTTGCATTTTCTGGGTTATTCTTTTTAGGGGTTTCTTTGCAAAAAGCAAAACGTTTTCCTAAAAAATATAGAGTGAGAGGATTTTTCAGGAATGATATTTGGGCCGCAGGACTTTTGATCTCTGCGACCCTTTGGTTATACTTTATATTTTCTTAA
- a CDS encoding SufE family protein, producing MPTLEEAQKEIIAEFSEAADWEERYQMLIEIGDELPVLAPELKTEDRLVPGCQSRVWVVPEEKDGKLFIQADSDSAITKGMIALLLRVFSGRTKDEIKSASLEFLKEIGLDKHLSMSRRNGLYSMVNKIRSF from the coding sequence ATGCCGACTCTGGAAGAAGCTCAAAAAGAAATTATCGCCGAGTTCTCGGAAGCTGCAGACTGGGAAGAAAGATACCAGATGCTGATCGAGATAGGGGACGAGCTTCCTGTTTTGGCTCCAGAATTAAAAACGGAAGATAGATTGGTCCCAGGTTGCCAGTCCAGAGTTTGGGTTGTTCCGGAAGAAAAAGATGGCAAATTGTTTATCCAAGCGGATAGCGATTCTGCGATTACAAAAGGAATGATCGCATTACTCCTGAGAGTTTTTTCTGGAAGAACAAAAGATGAGATTAAGTCCGCATCCTTAGAATTTTTAAAAGAGATTGGCTTGGACAAACATCTTTCCATGAGCCGCAGAAACGGTCTCTATTCCATGGTTAATAAAATTAGAAGTTTCTAA
- a CDS encoding TPM domain-containing protein translates to MSKNPSITERLIRNIFAGLLDLFRIGNSPLSGFTLLRKYFSPKDLREITSAVANSEKTHRGELKVAIETKFPIFQIFSGKTASDRALEMFSFLKVWDTEENTGILIYILLSEKKIVTLADRGIYKKIGQEKLNLISSKIGEGFKSGASKDAILTGIKDLTQELSKHFPAGKKNPNEISNEPYIS, encoded by the coding sequence ATGAGCAAAAATCCTTCTATAACCGAAAGACTGATACGTAATATTTTCGCTGGATTACTGGACCTATTCAGAATAGGGAACAGTCCTCTATCAGGTTTTACTTTATTAAGAAAATATTTTAGTCCCAAAGATCTGAGAGAGATTACATCTGCAGTTGCAAATTCCGAAAAAACCCATAGAGGAGAATTGAAGGTAGCGATCGAAACAAAATTCCCTATCTTCCAGATTTTCTCCGGCAAAACCGCAAGTGACAGGGCCTTAGAAATGTTCTCTTTTTTAAAAGTTTGGGATACAGAAGAAAATACAGGAATACTGATCTATATTCTTCTCTCCGAAAAAAAGATCGTTACCTTAGCAGATCGAGGGATTTACAAAAAGATAGGACAGGAAAAATTAAATTTGATCTCTTCTAAAATAGGAGAAGGTTTTAAATCTGGAGCTTCTAAGGATGCAATACTCACCGGGATCAAAGATTTAACCCAAGAATTGAGCAAACATTTCCCTGCCGGAAAGAAAAATCCAAATGAGATCTCAAACGAACCTTATATAAGTTGA
- a CDS encoding TPM domain-containing protein, producing MRRYLFLPILLFCSGIFADQVPIPKLEHRVTDLTSTLSQEEVSNLENKLKTFEKRKGSQVVLVIIPTTGDETIEQYSIRLAEDWKIGRKGTADGVIFLVAKDDRKMRFEIGRGLEGAIPDVVSKRIQLEYVRPLFKEGKYFDGIDQGIEKILGLIDGEQLPEPSSTSYESSSGTAEDDNFGLYIGALVIIGIAIGFLFKKLFSLLQAGLATYFGYLAGGFLGFSLEVMLPLLVIFFILLCIIYIAAKNPGSGGGSGWSGSSWSSYSSSDSGWSSSSSSSDSFSGGGGDFSGGGSSSDW from the coding sequence ATGAGAAGGTACCTCTTTCTTCCAATTTTACTATTCTGTTCCGGGATTTTCGCGGACCAGGTCCCTATTCCCAAATTAGAGCATAGGGTCACTGACCTGACTTCTACATTAAGCCAAGAAGAAGTTTCTAATTTAGAAAATAAATTAAAAACATTCGAAAAACGTAAAGGAAGTCAGGTTGTTTTAGTCATCATCCCAACAACTGGAGATGAGACCATAGAACAGTATTCCATCCGCCTCGCTGAGGATTGGAAAATCGGAAGAAAGGGAACTGCAGACGGAGTTATTTTCCTAGTCGCAAAAGACGATCGTAAAATGCGTTTCGAGATCGGGCGAGGGTTAGAAGGAGCTATACCTGACGTAGTTAGTAAAAGAATCCAGTTAGAATACGTTAGACCTTTATTCAAAGAAGGTAAATACTTTGACGGGATTGACCAAGGAATTGAGAAGATACTCGGACTTATAGACGGAGAACAATTACCAGAACCAAGTTCTACTAGTTATGAATCATCAAGCGGAACAGCAGAAGATGATAATTTTGGACTATATATAGGTGCATTGGTTATTATAGGGATCGCAATAGGATTCTTATTTAAGAAACTATTCAGTTTGCTCCAGGCAGGACTTGCTACTTATTTCGGATACTTGGCGGGAGGATTCTTAGGTTTTTCTTTAGAAGTAATGCTTCCACTTTTAGTGATTTTCTTTATACTACTGTGCATCATCTACATAGCTGCTAAAAATCCAGGATCTGGTGGTGGAAGTGGATGGTCCGGAAGTTCTTGGAGTTCCTATAGTTCCAGCGATTCTGGTTGGAGCTCTTCTTCATCTTCAAGTGATTCTTTCAGTGGTGGCGGCGGAGATTTCAGTGGAGGAGGATCCTCTTCGGATTGGTGA
- a CDS encoding LemA family protein — MSQGDFFRIRKSFLIGFTGLTLFFTSSCGYNTIQVQDEQVKAAWSEVINMYQRRADLIPNLVNTVKGYAAQEKEVLIEVTRARAGVGSVQATPEVLNNPELFAKFNQAQGQMTSALSRLMVVVEKYPDLKSDKSFIGLQAQLEGTENRIAVARNRYITSVQEYNITVRTFPNVITAKIFGYDIKPNFSVENEKEISKPPQVQF, encoded by the coding sequence ATGTCCCAAGGCGATTTTTTTCGGATCCGTAAAAGTTTTCTGATCGGTTTTACCGGTCTGACTCTGTTTTTCACAAGTTCGTGCGGTTATAACACGATCCAAGTCCAAGATGAACAGGTAAAAGCTGCCTGGTCAGAAGTAATCAATATGTACCAGAGAAGAGCGGATCTCATTCCGAACCTGGTCAATACTGTCAAAGGTTACGCCGCTCAAGAAAAAGAAGTCTTGATCGAAGTCACTAGGGCAAGAGCCGGTGTAGGCTCCGTCCAAGCAACGCCTGAAGTATTAAATAATCCTGAACTATTTGCGAAATTCAATCAGGCACAAGGACAAATGACCTCGGCTTTATCCAGATTGATGGTAGTAGTAGAAAAATATCCGGACCTGAAATCAGACAAAAGTTTTATCGGGCTACAAGCTCAATTAGAAGGTACTGAAAACAGGATCGCTGTTGCAAGAAACCGATACATCACTTCAGTCCAAGAGTATAATATCACAGTCAGAACATTTCCAAACGTGATCACTGCTAAAATTTTCGGCTATGATATAAAACCGAATTTCAGCGTAGAAAACGAAAAAGAAATTTCGAAACCTCCTCAAGTCCAATTCTAA
- a CDS encoding GAF domain-containing SpoIIE family protein phosphatase: MELDYKTRLEEIEKVEGYFRRSPEGIWSYELDSPLDTTLPIEEQCRLIYENARLTHCNDTMARIYGYHNAEEIKGVLLKDLVGPTNKMNIFGINEFIRSGYKIHDSELEEIDLRGKRKYFLSTALGVVEKGFLLRAWGVQKDVTSIRAAESRLKRTIALESLLTQLSRYFLSVEPGNTTDAVNHALGELGKFCGADRAFLFLYTHAGLTISNTNEWCADGIEHRIHLLQNLPIETFPKSDYDTISNKGHIVYDSLDNVPSTHVSLRNLLERRGTRSLVVVGLSSRDEELGFIGFDSVKGHKLWTEEDIYVLRLVGDLIVLAFDRQKRESDLNDFYERMNHDLELARLTQRSLVSREFPSSPFYKMDSYFRPFEKVGGDIITYIQHENGVLDILFGDVSGHGISSAMVSGMAVLSFRHHAKAGLSPAEGIQQFVKDLKPMVVEHHIAAVWARFFPLEKKLVYSYAGHPPIVVFRGEEKMELKGMNLPLLIFDSIEYFNESIKLQKDDRIVFYSDGMYEVFNAEGRILDLPGFQDILLQHRDLGNLDEYLDQVVSDVFQFSEGVFGDDMAMLVIDING; encoded by the coding sequence ATGGAATTGGATTATAAAACCCGACTCGAGGAAATCGAGAAGGTAGAAGGTTATTTTCGTAGGTCCCCGGAAGGGATCTGGTCCTACGAGTTGGATTCTCCTTTAGACACCACTCTTCCTATTGAGGAACAGTGCAGGTTGATCTATGAGAATGCAAGACTCACTCATTGCAACGATACCATGGCAAGGATCTATGGGTATCATAACGCAGAAGAGATCAAAGGTGTTCTTTTAAAAGATCTTGTTGGACCGACTAACAAGATGAATATTTTCGGCATTAACGAATTCATTCGCTCAGGTTATAAAATTCATGATAGCGAATTAGAAGAGATAGATCTAAGAGGAAAACGTAAATATTTTCTAAGCACAGCCTTAGGTGTGGTAGAGAAGGGATTTTTACTTCGAGCCTGGGGAGTGCAGAAGGACGTAACTTCTATTCGAGCCGCAGAATCCAGGCTCAAAAGAACGATTGCTTTAGAAAGTTTACTCACACAACTCTCCAGATATTTTTTAAGCGTAGAACCGGGAAACACCACGGATGCAGTGAACCATGCTTTAGGTGAGCTTGGAAAATTCTGCGGAGCGGACAGAGCGTTTTTATTCTTATATACTCATGCAGGTCTCACTATCTCGAACACGAACGAATGGTGTGCAGATGGAATAGAACATAGGATCCATCTATTACAAAATCTTCCTATAGAAACATTTCCTAAATCGGATTACGATACAATTAGTAATAAGGGTCATATCGTTTATGATTCGTTGGATAATGTTCCTTCTACCCATGTTTCCTTAAGAAATCTTTTGGAGAGAAGGGGAACTCGCTCCTTAGTGGTGGTAGGTCTTTCTTCACGTGATGAAGAGCTTGGTTTTATAGGATTTGATTCTGTTAAAGGTCATAAACTTTGGACAGAAGAGGACATTTATGTTCTGAGACTTGTTGGTGACTTAATCGTTCTGGCATTCGATAGGCAAAAAAGAGAATCGGATCTAAACGATTTTTATGAAAGAATGAATCACGATTTGGAATTAGCACGTCTTACACAAAGATCTTTGGTCTCCAGGGAATTTCCTAGTTCACCTTTTTATAAGATGGATAGTTATTTCCGCCCTTTCGAAAAAGTAGGTGGGGATATCATCACATATATACAACATGAAAATGGAGTGTTGGATATATTATTTGGAGATGTTTCTGGTCATGGGATTTCTTCTGCAATGGTTTCTGGGATGGCAGTACTTTCTTTCAGGCATCATGCTAAAGCAGGCCTTTCTCCTGCAGAAGGTATCCAACAATTTGTGAAAGATCTAAAACCAATGGTGGTGGAACATCATATCGCTGCCGTATGGGCCAGATTTTTTCCTTTGGAGAAGAAGCTGGTTTATTCTTATGCGGGTCATCCTCCTATTGTTGTGTTTAGAGGTGAAGAGAAGATGGAGTTGAAAGGTATGAATCTTCCTCTTCTTATTTTTGATTCTATTGAATATTTTAACGAATCTATTAAATTACAAAAAGATGATAGAATTGTGTTCTACTCTGATGGAATGTATGAAGTCTTTAATGCAGAAGGTAGAATTTTAGATCTTCCTGGATTCCAGGACATTCTTCTTCAGCATAGAGATCTTGGAAATTTAGATGAATATTTAGATCAGGTTGTCTCCGACGTATTTCAATTTTCGGAGGGAGTTTTCGGAGACGATATGGCGATGTTAGTGATTGATATTAACGGATGA
- a CDS encoding DMT family transporter, producing MRNLSLTSRYSEETLGYLYALGGTVLFSSKGVLVKLVYKFGIDSVTVLALRMIFAIPFFAFVLYQESNKNSDKPISRKDYGIVVLLAFIGYYMASFFDFWGLEYLSASMERLVLFTFPALVLLLGFVFLKKKVHKIEIYSVALTYSGILLAFLPDAEAQGRSAWIGATLVFLSALAYAVYLIGSGQMIPKLGSRKFTALLMIWSGVFVLIHFFFTKNYEILIQQPWQVYGYGFALGFLTTVVPAFLTTAGIQRIGSNKASIAGSVGPVFTLFLAAVLLGEIITWENVVGTVIVLSGVFLLGKKKRVLE from the coding sequence TTGCGAAATCTTTCTCTCACTTCCAGATATAGCGAAGAGACTTTAGGCTATTTATACGCTCTGGGAGGAACTGTATTATTCTCCTCCAAAGGAGTGCTCGTAAAACTGGTTTATAAATTTGGAATAGACTCGGTCACGGTTCTTGCACTTAGAATGATATTTGCAATTCCATTCTTTGCATTTGTTCTTTATCAAGAATCTAATAAAAATTCAGACAAACCAATCTCTCGGAAAGATTATGGGATCGTAGTTTTACTCGCATTCATCGGTTATTATATGGCCAGCTTTTTCGATTTTTGGGGTTTAGAATATTTATCTGCCTCCATGGAAAGACTGGTCCTATTTACATTCCCAGCACTTGTTCTTCTTTTAGGTTTTGTTTTTTTAAAGAAGAAGGTTCATAAGATCGAGATCTACTCAGTGGCTCTCACATACTCTGGGATCCTATTGGCATTTTTGCCAGACGCAGAAGCACAAGGAAGATCCGCATGGATCGGAGCAACCCTAGTCTTCCTATCCGCATTAGCGTATGCAGTTTATCTAATAGGCAGCGGGCAGATGATCCCAAAATTAGGATCCAGAAAATTCACTGCACTTTTGATGATCTGGTCGGGAGTATTTGTGCTAATCCATTTTTTCTTCACAAAAAATTATGAAATCCTAATACAACAACCTTGGCAAGTTTACGGATATGGATTTGCTTTAGGATTTTTGACCACTGTAGTGCCCGCATTCTTGACTACGGCAGGGATACAAAGGATTGGTTCTAATAAGGCGTCCATCGCAGGAAGTGTCGGCCCAGTATTTACTTTATTTTTGGCAGCAGTCCTCTTAGGAGAAATTATTACCTGGGAAAACGTAGTAGGAACAGTTATAGTTCTTTCTGGAGTTTTTTTATTAGGAAAAAAGAAAAGGGTATTGGAGTAA
- a CDS encoding LIC_13076 family protein, whose amino-acid sequence MLPSRRHSNFCKIITLIGITALYLQNCTLDKRIEFAGEDKLGLEVGSKPCEELTHYNRWFALYGLWRIPGSRDKVIEKKEGKVYFAEHSVNGWQATLNVLTGFFSTVVFYKVTVNECDLGTRFVHKDDYEKFFEEEKARAHADFFAKTEKELEDALRKYLDKTSPAEHAGKNYSMIILRTGKTTEARVIGQDVDSLKLETEDSNGQRHEFTLLKKEVYKVIFATKIIKVKDTPPAKEPGKEKH is encoded by the coding sequence ATGCTTCCAAGTAGACGACATTCGAATTTTTGTAAAATTATTACCCTAATCGGTATAACCGCATTATATCTCCAAAACTGTACTTTAGATAAAAGGATAGAATTCGCAGGAGAAGATAAACTAGGCCTGGAAGTAGGGAGCAAACCCTGCGAGGAACTAACGCATTATAATCGTTGGTTCGCTCTTTATGGGCTATGGCGTATCCCTGGTTCTAGGGATAAGGTAATAGAAAAGAAAGAAGGTAAGGTTTACTTCGCAGAACATTCTGTAAACGGGTGGCAGGCAACTCTAAACGTACTCACCGGTTTTTTCAGCACAGTCGTATTCTATAAGGTAACAGTTAACGAATGTGATCTTGGAACCAGATTCGTTCATAAAGACGATTACGAAAAATTCTTTGAAGAAGAGAAGGCTCGAGCTCATGCAGATTTCTTTGCCAAAACCGAAAAAGAATTAGAAGATGCTCTACGCAAGTATTTGGATAAGACAAGCCCTGCAGAACATGCTGGTAAAAATTATAGCATGATCATTCTGAGAACCGGTAAAACGACCGAAGCCAGGGTAATCGGCCAGGACGTAGATTCTCTCAAACTGGAAACGGAAGATTCAAACGGACAAAGGCATGAGTTTACTCTTTTGAAAAAGGAAGTATATAAAGTGATCTTTGCGACTAAGATCATCAAGGTAAAAGATACTCCTCCTGCAAAAGAACCTGGCAAAGAAAAACATTAA
- a CDS encoding class I SAM-dependent methyltransferase, giving the protein MQSIPCNTCSNSEFIPLFSKASPKGEIFQIVECKKCKLVQVNPQPSLEEVSKYYEDSYFTQRTDRGYDNYYSEETKKEIARVFNLNLKDLGFFDWERLLGSKRSALDVGCAAGYFLDYLKSRNWETKGLDIASGPVRFAKETLGLDVEQKDFLTWDLEGKEKFDLITLWASIEHLHHPKETLQKILKHLKPGGRMILSTCRYGVLAKYLGPKWRYLNVPEHLYYYSLPGIISLGNELGYMPLGHISYGSGLTAKKGSGVFYKTSKKLADWAVKKLDQGDMMAVCFGVAR; this is encoded by the coding sequence ATGCAATCTATCCCTTGCAATACTTGTTCTAATTCAGAATTCATTCCTCTCTTCTCCAAAGCCAGTCCCAAAGGAGAGATATTCCAAATTGTAGAATGCAAAAAATGTAAATTAGTTCAGGTCAATCCCCAGCCTAGCTTGGAAGAAGTTTCCAAGTATTATGAAGATTCTTACTTCACTCAAAGAACTGATAGAGGTTACGATAATTATTACTCTGAAGAAACTAAAAAAGAGATCGCAAGAGTGTTTAATCTAAATCTGAAGGATCTAGGTTTCTTCGATTGGGAAAGATTATTAGGTTCAAAAAGATCCGCTTTAGATGTGGGCTGCGCCGCAGGTTATTTTTTAGATTATCTTAAGAGCAGAAATTGGGAAACGAAAGGTTTGGATATTGCAAGTGGACCTGTTCGTTTTGCAAAAGAAACTCTCGGCTTAGATGTGGAACAAAAAGATTTTTTAACCTGGGATTTAGAAGGAAAAGAAAAATTTGATCTTATCACTCTATGGGCAAGTATAGAACATCTTCATCATCCAAAAGAAACACTTCAGAAAATTCTAAAACATTTAAAACCAGGAGGAAGAATGATACTTTCTACCTGCAGATATGGAGTTCTAGCAAAATATCTGGGACCTAAATGGAGATATTTAAATGTTCCAGAACATCTTTATTATTATAGTTTGCCAGGAATTATTTCTTTAGGAAATGAATTAGGTTATATGCCACTCGGCCATATTTCTTACGGAAGTGGCCTTACCGCTAAAAAAGGATCCGGAGTCTTCTACAAAACTTCTAAGAAGTTAGCAGATTGGGCAGTCAAAAAACTTGACCAAGGAGATATGATGGCAGTTTGTTTCGGAGTGGCAAGATAA
- a CDS encoding CapA family protein, protein MYRILALSSLLGLSLLFSQCQPIESVEPETLKIKAVGDLVMGTNYPENKLPSDPRNTLFSQVEPSLRGADILFANFESTLTDYPHCAKNINRPLIFAFRTPPSYAKILKDVGFDIVSIANNHSLDFHQQGFEDTGKNLSEAGVRYTGKKGAITYMNVKGISVAWIGFSHMESAHNHVNQIEEGVALVKEAKKKAQLVFISVHGGAEGGPALHVKNEQERFYGEYRGNLVALSHALIDAGADLFIGHGPHLPRAFELYKGKLVAYSLGNFLGYRVFSTKGYGGYSLVLEADLDKQGNFIKGKIHPLQLSQNGIPAPDPDAKTTELIQSLTKSDFPGKGPKIQSDGSFHP, encoded by the coding sequence ATGTATAGAATCCTTGCATTGTCCTCTCTTTTAGGACTCTCTCTTTTATTTTCCCAATGCCAGCCGATTGAATCTGTAGAACCGGAAACTTTGAAGATCAAAGCGGTGGGAGATTTGGTCATGGGAACCAATTATCCGGAGAATAAACTTCCTTCCGATCCTAGAAACACTTTGTTCTCTCAGGTGGAGCCAAGTTTGAGAGGGGCGGATATACTATTTGCAAATTTCGAAAGTACTCTGACTGATTATCCTCACTGTGCTAAAAATATAAATCGTCCTCTTATATTCGCTTTCAGGACTCCTCCATCATATGCAAAAATCCTAAAGGACGTTGGATTCGATATAGTTTCCATCGCAAATAATCATAGTTTGGATTTTCACCAACAAGGTTTCGAAGATACAGGTAAAAATCTTTCAGAAGCTGGAGTTAGATATACCGGCAAAAAAGGTGCGATCACTTATATGAACGTAAAAGGAATTTCAGTGGCTTGGATCGGATTCAGCCATATGGAAAGCGCTCATAATCATGTGAACCAAATTGAAGAAGGTGTAGCACTCGTAAAAGAAGCTAAGAAAAAAGCGCAATTAGTCTTTATATCAGTTCATGGTGGAGCAGAAGGTGGGCCAGCTTTACACGTAAAAAATGAACAAGAAAGATTTTACGGAGAATATAGAGGAAACCTCGTCGCTCTTTCTCACGCATTAATTGACGCAGGTGCAGACTTATTCATCGGACACGGACCTCATTTACCTAGAGCATTTGAATTGTATAAAGGAAAACTGGTCGCTTATTCTTTAGGAAACTTTTTAGGATATAGAGTATTCTCCACGAAAGGATACGGTGGATATTCTTTGGTCTTAGAAGCAGACTTAGATAAACAAGGGAATTTTATCAAAGGTAAGATCCATCCGTTACAATTAAGCCAAAATGGAATTCCTGCTCCAGATCCAGATGCGAAGACTACAGAACTCATTCAGTCTTTGACGAAATCTGATTTCCCAGGAAAAGGACCTAAAATCCAATCTGACGGAAGCTTCCATCCTTAA
- the lsa26 gene encoding surface adhesion protein Lsa26, which produces MKRIPSLRFLLLGIFLLTTSSLSAAGTYSEGWTVAKLIQFESRGVIFESYEGLLEVYTINDSEACDEMKDECFVPAKQKIEFSVRPENADVVNFLSKSLNQEILVQYRIHRFEPIALSSDYEVVGAQLQEKSLPKGLPDKIVSKSKSGGKRNFSVTGRILSLEYKGTAIGTWEGLYLDETRNKVHPFSVTDEEIAAFATNTLKFGLRYFLGVSVAYVTGWRDSHYDIYEINFKAPAGALEPASKTQ; this is translated from the coding sequence ATGAAACGAATTCCATCCTTAAGATTTCTTCTATTAGGGATCTTTCTTCTAACTACCTCATCCTTATCAGCAGCCGGAACTTATTCCGAGGGTTGGACAGTTGCAAAATTGATCCAATTCGAAAGTAGAGGGGTCATCTTTGAATCTTACGAAGGTCTTTTAGAAGTTTATACTATAAACGATTCAGAAGCTTGCGACGAAATGAAGGACGAATGTTTTGTTCCAGCAAAACAAAAGATCGAATTTAGCGTACGTCCTGAGAACGCAGATGTGGTAAACTTCTTAAGCAAAAGTTTAAACCAAGAAATTTTGGTCCAATACAGGATCCATAGATTCGAACCTATTGCATTGTCTTCCGATTACGAAGTTGTTGGAGCTCAACTTCAGGAAAAATCCCTACCGAAAGGTCTTCCCGATAAGATCGTAAGTAAAAGTAAGTCCGGAGGAAAAAGAAATTTTTCCGTTACTGGACGTATTCTAAGTTTAGAATATAAGGGAACTGCGATAGGAACCTGGGAAGGATTGTATCTGGATGAAACAAGAAATAAAGTTCACCCATTTTCTGTGACAGACGAAGAGATTGCGGCATTCGCCACGAACACTCTTAAATTCGGACTTAGATATTTCTTAGGAGTTTCTGTAGCTTATGTAACTGGTTGGAGAGATTCTCATTATGATATTTATGAGATCAACTTCAAAGCACCTGCAGGCGCGTTGGAACCGGCTAGCAAAACCCAATAA